From the Rhinatrema bivittatum chromosome 3, aRhiBiv1.1, whole genome shotgun sequence genome, one window contains:
- the FBXO30 gene encoding F-box only protein 30 isoform X3, with translation MDEGQQHLHCDNCVSRRCMTRPETGVSCDLIRCPLICGAVFHSCKADEHRILCPLERVPCLNSGFGCPFTVVRNKIAEHLEMCPASVVCCTMEWNRWPVSYADRKSYENLSKDVDEVEQLDMALALQDQRMLLESLKVATMMSKAAEKMSEPMEQISVKSSIPGKIFSNAVITGEKSYSALYQATVETTRSLTAALDILNNATREIGMLGTRLSEANCETEDFQIKEQTATECLKNRLLEDQGCSDEDVGAVGGGVCNVESQLNVSRDFDCGIAEQCSLNGDMNPNEVTVLCNGFHMDSMCSELLDQSEMELDVYPPKQSIIVNGTCMILEEDYKNNPLKVYNSLPVAKQQLEVLSTSSLSNGAVYDDLVSEESDMEQMLKRKLEKDVLSYAAVFAQRPFYGCPYSFRKMEDKAVDTSDLEITEDPMGLQGIDLITAALLFCLGDSPGGRGISDSRYVDGYHVDFGTQTFSLPSALLATNTMVGEIASASACDHANPQLSNPSPFQALGLDLVLECVARYQTKQRSMFTFVCGQLFRRNEFSSHFKNVHGDIHAGLNGWMEQRCPLAYYGCTYSQRRFCPSTQGSKIIHDRHLRSFGVQPHVFTTSESTVCSLLGLPVDHLSSLPFEVLQHIAGFLDGFSLCQLSRTSRLMRDICASLLQARGMVILLWEKRQYPNGSSSWQIKDKVWRFSTAFCTVRDWKFADIISMADHLKKCSYNTVEKREDAIPLPCMCVTRELTKEGRSLRSVLKPVL, from the exons ATGGATGAAGGCCAGCAGCATCTGCACTGTGATAATTGTGTCAGCCGGCGCTGTATGACCAGACCAGAGACTGGGGTTTCCTGTGATTTGATTAGGTGCCCATTGATTTGTGGAGCAGTTTTTCATTCCTGCAAAGCAGATGAACACCGTATTTTGTGCCCACTTGAAAGAGTGCCTTGCTTAAACAGTGGTTTTGGATGTCCTTTTACTGTAGTAcgaaacaaaattgctgaacatctGGAAATGTGCCCTGCCAGTGTAGTATGCTGTACAATGGAATGGAATCGATGGCCAGTAAGTTATGCAGACCGAAAGTCCTATGAAAATCTAAGTAAAGATGTTGATGAAGTAGAACAGCTGGATATGGCTTTAGCTCTTCAAGATCAGCGGATGCTATTAGAATCTCTTAAAGTGGCAACAATGATGTCAAAAGCAGCTGAGAAAATGTCAGAACCTATGGAACAAATATCTGTTAAATCAAGCATACCTGGCAAAATATTCTCAAATGCTGTAATAACTGGTGAAAAATCTTATAGTGCTCTTTATCAAGCTACTGTAGAAACAACCAGGAGTTTAACTGCTGCATTAGATATCTTGAATAACGCTACAAGAGAAATTGGGATGCTTGGGACAAGGTTAAGTGAGGCAAATTGTGAGACTGAAGATTTTCAGATAAAAGAACAAACTGCTACAGAGTGTTTGAAGAATAGACTATTAGAAGACCAAGGATGTTCTGATGAAGATGTGGGAGCAGTTGGTGGTGGAGTTTGTAATGTTGAATCACAGCTAAATGTTTCACGTGACTTTGACTGTGGAATAGCTGAGCAATGTAGTTTGAATGGTGATATGAATCCAAATGAAGTAACTGTTTTGTGTAATGGGTTCCACATGGACAGTATGTGCTCTGAACTTTTGGACCAGAGTGAAATGGAGTTAGATGTCTATCCTCCAAAACAATCTATTATAGTAAATGGTACATGTATGATCTTGGAGGAAGATTATAAAAATAATCCCTTAAAGGTTTACAATTCCTTACCAGTTGCAAAACAACAATTAGAAGTATTATCTACAAGCAGCTTGTCTAATGGTGCTGTTTATGATGATCTAGTTTCTGAAGAATCTGATATGGAACAAATGTTGAAGAGAAAATTGGAAAAGGATGTATTGAGTTATGCAGCTGTGTTTGCTCAACGACCCTTCTATGGCTGTCCATATTCATTCAGAAAAATGGAAGACAAAGCAGTTGATACATCAGATTTAGAGATTACAGAGGATCCCATGGGCCTTCAAGGAATTGATCTCATCACAGCTGCTTTACTGTTTTGTCTGGGAGACTCTCCTGGTGGGAGAGGAATTTCAGATAGTCGTTATGTTGATGGGTATCATGTTGATTTTGGAACACAGACTTTTTCACTTCCATCTGCATTATTGGCCACAAACACCATGGTAGGGGAAATTGCTTCTGCTTCTGCATGTGATCATGCCAATCCACAGCTCTCTAATCCAAGTCCTTTCCAGGCACTTGGGTTGGACCTGGTACTAGAGTGTGTGGCTAGATATCAAACCAAACAGCGTTCAATGTTTACTTTTGTTTGTGGACAGTTATTTCGAAGAAATGAATTTTCTTCTCATTTTAAGAATGTGCATGGTGACATTCATGCTGGCCTCAATGGTTGGATGGAACAGAGATGCCCTTTGGCATATTATGGCTGTACATACTCCCAGCGTAGATTTTGCCCTTCAACACAAGGGTCAAAGATTATTCATGATCGCCATTTAAGATCATTTGGTGTTCAACCTCATGTATTCACAACATCAGAATCTACTGTTTGCAGTTTGTTAGGTCTACCTGTTGACCATCTGAGCAGTCTACCTTTTGAAGTTCTTCAGCATATTGCTGGCTTTCTAGATGGCTTTAGCTTGTGCCAGCTTTCAAGAACATCACGGTTAATGAGGGATATATGTGCCAGCTTGCTTCAAGCCCGTGGAATGGTCATATTGCTGTGGGAAAAAAGACAGTATCCAAATGGAAGTTCATCCTGGCAAATAAAAGATAAG GTGTGGCGATTCAGCACTGCCTTTTGTACTGTAAGAGATTGGAAGTTTGCTGATATCATAAGCATGGCTGACCATCTGAAGAAATGCAGTTACAACACTGTAGAGAAAAGGGAAGATGCCATTCCGCTACCATGCATGTGTGTAACACGAGAGCTCACAAAAGAAGGACGTTCACTACGATCTGTTTTGAAACCTGTTCTTTAA
- the FBXO30 gene encoding F-box only protein 30 isoform X1, whose translation MSKRVLRRPGGAVNACKCRRCLSLNVRKRRRRRAFGARRAGLIMDEGQQHLHCDNCVSRRCMTRPETGVSCDLIRCPLICGAVFHSCKADEHRILCPLERVPCLNSGFGCPFTVVRNKIAEHLEMCPASVVCCTMEWNRWPVSYADRKSYENLSKDVDEVEQLDMALALQDQRMLLESLKVATMMSKAAEKMSEPMEQISVKSSIPGKIFSNAVITGEKSYSALYQATVETTRSLTAALDILNNATREIGMLGTRLSEANCETEDFQIKEQTATECLKNRLLEDQGCSDEDVGAVGGGVCNVESQLNVSRDFDCGIAEQCSLNGDMNPNEVTVLCNGFHMDSMCSELLDQSEMELDVYPPKQSIIVNGTCMILEEDYKNNPLKVYNSLPVAKQQLEVLSTSSLSNGAVYDDLVSEESDMEQMLKRKLEKDVLSYAAVFAQRPFYGCPYSFRKMEDKAVDTSDLEITEDPMGLQGIDLITAALLFCLGDSPGGRGISDSRYVDGYHVDFGTQTFSLPSALLATNTMVGEIASASACDHANPQLSNPSPFQALGLDLVLECVARYQTKQRSMFTFVCGQLFRRNEFSSHFKNVHGDIHAGLNGWMEQRCPLAYYGCTYSQRRFCPSTQGSKIIHDRHLRSFGVQPHVFTTSESTVCSLLGLPVDHLSSLPFEVLQHIAGFLDGFSLCQLSRTSRLMRDICASLLQARGMVILLWEKRQYPNGSSSWQIKDKVWRFSTAFCTVRDWKFADIISMADHLKKCSYNTVEKREDAIPLPCMCVTRELTKEGRSLRSVLKPVL comes from the exons aGCTGGACTCATAATGGATGAAGGCCAGCAGCATCTGCACTGTGATAATTGTGTCAGCCGGCGCTGTATGACCAGACCAGAGACTGGGGTTTCCTGTGATTTGATTAGGTGCCCATTGATTTGTGGAGCAGTTTTTCATTCCTGCAAAGCAGATGAACACCGTATTTTGTGCCCACTTGAAAGAGTGCCTTGCTTAAACAGTGGTTTTGGATGTCCTTTTACTGTAGTAcgaaacaaaattgctgaacatctGGAAATGTGCCCTGCCAGTGTAGTATGCTGTACAATGGAATGGAATCGATGGCCAGTAAGTTATGCAGACCGAAAGTCCTATGAAAATCTAAGTAAAGATGTTGATGAAGTAGAACAGCTGGATATGGCTTTAGCTCTTCAAGATCAGCGGATGCTATTAGAATCTCTTAAAGTGGCAACAATGATGTCAAAAGCAGCTGAGAAAATGTCAGAACCTATGGAACAAATATCTGTTAAATCAAGCATACCTGGCAAAATATTCTCAAATGCTGTAATAACTGGTGAAAAATCTTATAGTGCTCTTTATCAAGCTACTGTAGAAACAACCAGGAGTTTAACTGCTGCATTAGATATCTTGAATAACGCTACAAGAGAAATTGGGATGCTTGGGACAAGGTTAAGTGAGGCAAATTGTGAGACTGAAGATTTTCAGATAAAAGAACAAACTGCTACAGAGTGTTTGAAGAATAGACTATTAGAAGACCAAGGATGTTCTGATGAAGATGTGGGAGCAGTTGGTGGTGGAGTTTGTAATGTTGAATCACAGCTAAATGTTTCACGTGACTTTGACTGTGGAATAGCTGAGCAATGTAGTTTGAATGGTGATATGAATCCAAATGAAGTAACTGTTTTGTGTAATGGGTTCCACATGGACAGTATGTGCTCTGAACTTTTGGACCAGAGTGAAATGGAGTTAGATGTCTATCCTCCAAAACAATCTATTATAGTAAATGGTACATGTATGATCTTGGAGGAAGATTATAAAAATAATCCCTTAAAGGTTTACAATTCCTTACCAGTTGCAAAACAACAATTAGAAGTATTATCTACAAGCAGCTTGTCTAATGGTGCTGTTTATGATGATCTAGTTTCTGAAGAATCTGATATGGAACAAATGTTGAAGAGAAAATTGGAAAAGGATGTATTGAGTTATGCAGCTGTGTTTGCTCAACGACCCTTCTATGGCTGTCCATATTCATTCAGAAAAATGGAAGACAAAGCAGTTGATACATCAGATTTAGAGATTACAGAGGATCCCATGGGCCTTCAAGGAATTGATCTCATCACAGCTGCTTTACTGTTTTGTCTGGGAGACTCTCCTGGTGGGAGAGGAATTTCAGATAGTCGTTATGTTGATGGGTATCATGTTGATTTTGGAACACAGACTTTTTCACTTCCATCTGCATTATTGGCCACAAACACCATGGTAGGGGAAATTGCTTCTGCTTCTGCATGTGATCATGCCAATCCACAGCTCTCTAATCCAAGTCCTTTCCAGGCACTTGGGTTGGACCTGGTACTAGAGTGTGTGGCTAGATATCAAACCAAACAGCGTTCAATGTTTACTTTTGTTTGTGGACAGTTATTTCGAAGAAATGAATTTTCTTCTCATTTTAAGAATGTGCATGGTGACATTCATGCTGGCCTCAATGGTTGGATGGAACAGAGATGCCCTTTGGCATATTATGGCTGTACATACTCCCAGCGTAGATTTTGCCCTTCAACACAAGGGTCAAAGATTATTCATGATCGCCATTTAAGATCATTTGGTGTTCAACCTCATGTATTCACAACATCAGAATCTACTGTTTGCAGTTTGTTAGGTCTACCTGTTGACCATCTGAGCAGTCTACCTTTTGAAGTTCTTCAGCATATTGCTGGCTTTCTAGATGGCTTTAGCTTGTGCCAGCTTTCAAGAACATCACGGTTAATGAGGGATATATGTGCCAGCTTGCTTCAAGCCCGTGGAATGGTCATATTGCTGTGGGAAAAAAGACAGTATCCAAATGGAAGTTCATCCTGGCAAATAAAAGATAAG GTGTGGCGATTCAGCACTGCCTTTTGTACTGTAAGAGATTGGAAGTTTGCTGATATCATAAGCATGGCTGACCATCTGAAGAAATGCAGTTACAACACTGTAGAGAAAAGGGAAGATGCCATTCCGCTACCATGCATGTGTGTAACACGAGAGCTCACAAAAGAAGGACGTTCACTACGATCTGTTTTGAAACCTGTTCTTTAA
- the FBXO30 gene encoding F-box only protein 30 isoform X2 yields the protein MQLLFLGAGLIMDEGQQHLHCDNCVSRRCMTRPETGVSCDLIRCPLICGAVFHSCKADEHRILCPLERVPCLNSGFGCPFTVVRNKIAEHLEMCPASVVCCTMEWNRWPVSYADRKSYENLSKDVDEVEQLDMALALQDQRMLLESLKVATMMSKAAEKMSEPMEQISVKSSIPGKIFSNAVITGEKSYSALYQATVETTRSLTAALDILNNATREIGMLGTRLSEANCETEDFQIKEQTATECLKNRLLEDQGCSDEDVGAVGGGVCNVESQLNVSRDFDCGIAEQCSLNGDMNPNEVTVLCNGFHMDSMCSELLDQSEMELDVYPPKQSIIVNGTCMILEEDYKNNPLKVYNSLPVAKQQLEVLSTSSLSNGAVYDDLVSEESDMEQMLKRKLEKDVLSYAAVFAQRPFYGCPYSFRKMEDKAVDTSDLEITEDPMGLQGIDLITAALLFCLGDSPGGRGISDSRYVDGYHVDFGTQTFSLPSALLATNTMVGEIASASACDHANPQLSNPSPFQALGLDLVLECVARYQTKQRSMFTFVCGQLFRRNEFSSHFKNVHGDIHAGLNGWMEQRCPLAYYGCTYSQRRFCPSTQGSKIIHDRHLRSFGVQPHVFTTSESTVCSLLGLPVDHLSSLPFEVLQHIAGFLDGFSLCQLSRTSRLMRDICASLLQARGMVILLWEKRQYPNGSSSWQIKDKVWRFSTAFCTVRDWKFADIISMADHLKKCSYNTVEKREDAIPLPCMCVTRELTKEGRSLRSVLKPVL from the exons aGCTGGACTCATAATGGATGAAGGCCAGCAGCATCTGCACTGTGATAATTGTGTCAGCCGGCGCTGTATGACCAGACCAGAGACTGGGGTTTCCTGTGATTTGATTAGGTGCCCATTGATTTGTGGAGCAGTTTTTCATTCCTGCAAAGCAGATGAACACCGTATTTTGTGCCCACTTGAAAGAGTGCCTTGCTTAAACAGTGGTTTTGGATGTCCTTTTACTGTAGTAcgaaacaaaattgctgaacatctGGAAATGTGCCCTGCCAGTGTAGTATGCTGTACAATGGAATGGAATCGATGGCCAGTAAGTTATGCAGACCGAAAGTCCTATGAAAATCTAAGTAAAGATGTTGATGAAGTAGAACAGCTGGATATGGCTTTAGCTCTTCAAGATCAGCGGATGCTATTAGAATCTCTTAAAGTGGCAACAATGATGTCAAAAGCAGCTGAGAAAATGTCAGAACCTATGGAACAAATATCTGTTAAATCAAGCATACCTGGCAAAATATTCTCAAATGCTGTAATAACTGGTGAAAAATCTTATAGTGCTCTTTATCAAGCTACTGTAGAAACAACCAGGAGTTTAACTGCTGCATTAGATATCTTGAATAACGCTACAAGAGAAATTGGGATGCTTGGGACAAGGTTAAGTGAGGCAAATTGTGAGACTGAAGATTTTCAGATAAAAGAACAAACTGCTACAGAGTGTTTGAAGAATAGACTATTAGAAGACCAAGGATGTTCTGATGAAGATGTGGGAGCAGTTGGTGGTGGAGTTTGTAATGTTGAATCACAGCTAAATGTTTCACGTGACTTTGACTGTGGAATAGCTGAGCAATGTAGTTTGAATGGTGATATGAATCCAAATGAAGTAACTGTTTTGTGTAATGGGTTCCACATGGACAGTATGTGCTCTGAACTTTTGGACCAGAGTGAAATGGAGTTAGATGTCTATCCTCCAAAACAATCTATTATAGTAAATGGTACATGTATGATCTTGGAGGAAGATTATAAAAATAATCCCTTAAAGGTTTACAATTCCTTACCAGTTGCAAAACAACAATTAGAAGTATTATCTACAAGCAGCTTGTCTAATGGTGCTGTTTATGATGATCTAGTTTCTGAAGAATCTGATATGGAACAAATGTTGAAGAGAAAATTGGAAAAGGATGTATTGAGTTATGCAGCTGTGTTTGCTCAACGACCCTTCTATGGCTGTCCATATTCATTCAGAAAAATGGAAGACAAAGCAGTTGATACATCAGATTTAGAGATTACAGAGGATCCCATGGGCCTTCAAGGAATTGATCTCATCACAGCTGCTTTACTGTTTTGTCTGGGAGACTCTCCTGGTGGGAGAGGAATTTCAGATAGTCGTTATGTTGATGGGTATCATGTTGATTTTGGAACACAGACTTTTTCACTTCCATCTGCATTATTGGCCACAAACACCATGGTAGGGGAAATTGCTTCTGCTTCTGCATGTGATCATGCCAATCCACAGCTCTCTAATCCAAGTCCTTTCCAGGCACTTGGGTTGGACCTGGTACTAGAGTGTGTGGCTAGATATCAAACCAAACAGCGTTCAATGTTTACTTTTGTTTGTGGACAGTTATTTCGAAGAAATGAATTTTCTTCTCATTTTAAGAATGTGCATGGTGACATTCATGCTGGCCTCAATGGTTGGATGGAACAGAGATGCCCTTTGGCATATTATGGCTGTACATACTCCCAGCGTAGATTTTGCCCTTCAACACAAGGGTCAAAGATTATTCATGATCGCCATTTAAGATCATTTGGTGTTCAACCTCATGTATTCACAACATCAGAATCTACTGTTTGCAGTTTGTTAGGTCTACCTGTTGACCATCTGAGCAGTCTACCTTTTGAAGTTCTTCAGCATATTGCTGGCTTTCTAGATGGCTTTAGCTTGTGCCAGCTTTCAAGAACATCACGGTTAATGAGGGATATATGTGCCAGCTTGCTTCAAGCCCGTGGAATGGTCATATTGCTGTGGGAAAAAAGACAGTATCCAAATGGAAGTTCATCCTGGCAAATAAAAGATAAG GTGTGGCGATTCAGCACTGCCTTTTGTACTGTAAGAGATTGGAAGTTTGCTGATATCATAAGCATGGCTGACCATCTGAAGAAATGCAGTTACAACACTGTAGAGAAAAGGGAAGATGCCATTCCGCTACCATGCATGTGTGTAACACGAGAGCTCACAAAAGAAGGACGTTCACTACGATCTGTTTTGAAACCTGTTCTTTAA